The sequence GCTATTTCTCCCTCTCCAAGTGAAAACACCCCtgacccactttttttttctttttttacgcAAAGAAAAACTGTCGAGATCTTCAAGTATTGGTTAATACTTACAGCAAAGGGCCTTCTGCAGTCTTCGCAATTTCATGGCAGTCCTATAAGCTGAGAACCTGACGTTATTCAGGtcagctgaggaaaaaaaagtggGAACAAGGATCAGTTGTTATCACAAAAAGCCACGATTATTTaccaatgacaacaacaacaaaaataggctagaaaaagaaaatctcttaTCTATGCTCCAAGCTTTGGGAAGTGAAATTCTGTTGatatggggaaaggaaaaaaaaatccttcccttTGCTTACAAAGGCAAACAATCAAGAGGTGCTATAACATTTGTCTGATTATAAAAGTTATGCATGCTTACTGGGGAAAGCTCAGAAATTAGAGGAACATACAAGATCAAGTAAACAAACCATCCATAATCCCATAACCCAAAGATATGCAGTCAACATTTTGAGTATTTTATGTGTGTATGaggtgcattttaaaaatataattgggGTTAAAATAAGCATTTAGCTGTATATTCTAAGGTGCAATCACTCTAATATTCAGCATAGGGTAGCAATTCAACAATTTATGCTCCTATGGCTTCTAGTTACCTATCTGTCAAGTCTGACTCACCTCAGCTAACAGAAAGCTACACTCAGATGCTTAGATGATGCCCTTACTTGGATCTGTGCAGGTCTTGATATACATTGTGCTGCATTTCTTTTCTAGCAGTTCCGTGTTAAGTTTCAGGAACGCAGCTCCACAAAGTCCATGAAGGCAAGTATGCTGTCCCCTACTACTGTCATATTTCCCAGCAACTTAATAAACAACTGTCCTCTAAAAATGCAAGTCTAATACAGGTAGGGCATTGATGGacaaactgaatgaatgaataaataagagaatgaaaaaaagaacaaacatacaGGCAAACAAGACCAAGTGCCATATTCAAATGGCATCCACAAAACTGGTTCTAATTGGGGgttaggaaagggaaaaaaaaataaaccatatccaaaacACTTGgagcaatatttgctttatggccTTTGGAGAGACCAAATATCAAAAACTTGAATTTAAATTAGGAGGAAGAAAAACAGTGTAATGATGTTTGTAATGTAAAATATTcagcataaaaatgaaaaactgacaACGGAACtgtcatacactgctggtgggaatataaagtaGTACAACTTTGGAAACCAGTTTGGCATTTTCTTGTGAAGTTAGGCACACATCTATCTTATGACCTAAACATTACAATCCTAGATAAttactccccccccaaaaaatatatatgtatctccaCAAAAAGACATGCACACGAATGTTCAGTTATGTTTTATTCATAGTAGCCCCAGCAGAAGAATGTAGCATGGTTGTATGAAGGAATACTACTCTGCAATCAAAAAGAATTGATAGGCGCCCGATGTATGGGTGATATACTGCGGCGGGTGGCAGGGTGAGGGATGGCCATATTTGCCGGTACGGCCCGAGCCGTCAACAACAAAAAGTGCGCGGGAGCCCGGCGGGCGCACGGACGGGTGCAGGGACGCGGGCGCCGCGCCTCTTTGCCGCCTCGCCGCCGCCGCGCGCCCCGCCGGCCCGGCCCCGCACCCCCGCGCCCCGCCGCCCGCGGGGATGTCTTACAAACCAAACTTGAACGCGCACATGCCCGCCGCCTCCCTCAACGCGGCTGGAAGTGTCCACTTTCCTTCTACCAGCATGGCAGCATCCTCACAGTACCGCCAGCTGCTGAGTGACTATGGACCCCCATCCCTTGGCTACACCCAGGGAACTGGGAACAGCCAGGTACCCCAAAGCAAATATGCTGAGCTGCTGGCCATCATCGAAGAGTTGGGAAAAGAGATCAGGCCCACCTACGTGGGAAGCAAGAGTGCCATGGAGAGACTAAAACGAGGCATCATTCAC is a genomic window of Choloepus didactylus isolate mChoDid1 chromosome X, mChoDid1.pri, whole genome shotgun sequence containing:
- the LOC119522613 gene encoding cyclin-dependent kinase 2-associated protein 1-like, whose product is MSYKPNLNAHMPAASLNAAGSVHFPSTSMAASSQYRQLLSDYGPPSLGYTQGTGNSQVPQSKYAELLAIIEELGKEIRPTYVGSKSAMERLKRGIIHARGLVRECLAETERNARS